Proteins from a genomic interval of Rosa chinensis cultivar Old Blush chromosome 2, RchiOBHm-V2, whole genome shotgun sequence:
- the LOC112186246 gene encoding uncharacterized protein LOC112186246, with protein MEALVVWSMEAGPGGLGGGGTWGAATDKKRVYTNIGYSDHKNFTLKPSNNITTAGGWVAINPRNGKVLWTTANPSDGTSPGPVSVANGVLFAGSTSQRGPI; from the exons ATGGAAGCCTTAGTTGTCTGGTCTATG GAAGCAGGGCCTGGTGGTCTTGGCGGAGGAGGAACCTGGGGGGCAGCTACTGATAAGAAAAGAGTATACACGAATATTGGCTACTCGGATCACAAAAATTTCACTCTCAAACCATCAAATAATATAACAACCGCCGGGGGATGGGTTGCAATTAATCCTCGCAATGGGAAAGTCCTATGGACGACGGCTAATCCCAGCGATGGAACTTCTCCGGGGCCTGTTAGTGTGGCTAACGGTGTCTTATTTGCTGGATCGACAAGCCAACGAGGACCGatataa
- the LOC112185226 gene encoding uncharacterized protein LOC112185226 gives MLSKYHIYDAVPFNKADSSHFQNMLTTAGNLGPGVKLPTSYEIQTRYLENEYTEMKRCVDTHRETWKIYGCTITCDGWTDPTKMSILNFMVYSKGSTVFLKSVDASHMKKNAQYIELLLDEIIQDVGPENVVQIVTDNASAFKKAGRELQKKYPLFWIPCAAHCIDLIFEDIGKKETVSTVVKWAQSVTNYIYNHGWVLAEMRSITKGDLIRPGKTRFATNHIAIDSILKKKSDLRKLFTSSAWNENAASMTRDGKRIEKRVLDGTFWDGMEAVHKIYKPLYEILLIVDTKIQPTMPILYDMFERVKQQISQMRGKKWVLKIINDRWDNILSQPLHAAAHFLNPNFHYRHDVGYSPRFTNSLATVVEQFNINGEIANTFVDDVTSY, from the exons ATGTTGTCCAAATACCACATATATGATGCTGTCCCTTTTAACAAAGCTGATTCTTCACATTTCCAAAACATGTTGACTACAGCTGGAAATCTAG GTCCTGGTGTAAAGCTTCCTACCTCCTATGAAATTCAGACTCGTTACTTAGAGAATGAGTACACAGAAATGAAAAGGTGTGTGGATACTCACAGAGAAACCTGGAAAATATATGGATGCACTATCACGTGTGATGGATGGACTGACccaaccaaaatgtctattctaaATTTCATGGTGTATTCAAAAGGTTCAACTGTGTTTTTGAAGTCTGTAGATGCTTCACATATGAAAAAAAATGCTCAGTACATAGAACTATTGTTAGATGAGATTATCCAAGATGTTGGACCAGAAAATGTTGTCCAGATTGTCACTGACAATGCATCAGCATTTAAAAAGGCCGGAAGGGAACTACAGAAAAAATATCCACTGTTCTGGATCCCGTGTGCTGCCCACTGTATCGATTTGATATTTGAAGATATCGGGAAGAAAGAGACTGTTTCCACTGTCGTCAAATGGGCTCAAAGTGTAACTAACTACATCTACAATCATGGTTGGGTACTGGCTGAAATGAGGAGTATCACGAAGGGAGATTTGATTCGACCGGGTAAAACTCGATTTGCGACAAATCACATTGCCATCGATAgtattttgaagaagaaatctgATTTGAGAAAATTGTTTACAAGTAGCGCATGGAATGAGAATGCAGCGAGCATGACCAGAGATGGAAAAAGGATAGAAAAAAGAGTCCTCGATGGGACATTTTGGGATGGCATGGAAGCAGTCCATAAAATTTATAAGCCATTGTATGAGATTCTTCTAATTGTTGACACAAAAATTCAGCCAACCATGCCCATATTATATGATATGTTTGAAAGAGTGAAACAACAAATATCACAGATGAGAGGAAAGAAATGGGTGCTTAAAATCATCAATGATCGATGGGATAACATATTAAGTCAACCATTGCATGCAGCAG CACATTTCTTAAACCCAAATTTTCATTATCGACATGATGTTGGTTACAGCCCACGTTTCACAAACTCTCTGGCAACAGTTGTCGAACAATTTAACATAAATGGAGAAATTGCGAATACATTTGTGGATGACGTAACTTCTTATTGA
- the LOC112190177 gene encoding polyvinylalcohol dehydrogenase, with protein MATLRLYNNLLVLSLFVFCLFATTANAVSDWHTQNWLNHGGDLRNRRFAKYETKISPETVSKLRFKWEFKAGLDITVTPAIYSGTLYFPSWNGRLYAVKASDGSLVWKKNLGTLTGLNATGFITPNWILSRSTPTIAGDNDELLIVGIYGPSVLIALERSTGNLVWSVRLDSHAGGAITMSPTYYKGSIYIGTTSVEEGFPPDQCCTFRGSFSKLDVKTGAVLWKTYMLPDNQGKLGQYAGAAIWGSSPSIDVHRRHVYIGTGNTYSVPENISQCQENQLNNNSTVPTHPDACVEPGNHGNSILALDMDTGEIQWYRQLGGYDVWFLECFLNTSVCPIGPNVDADFGEAPMMLRPYINGTKRDLVVAVQKSGFAWALDRNNGGLVWSTEAGPGGILGGGSWGAATDKKRVYTNIINNEGKNFTLKPSNNVTTSGGWVAMDPRSGKVLWSTANPSNAFSAGPVSVANGILFGGSTNAKGTVYAMNTETGEVLWSYETGATVYGGMSISNGCIYVGSGYKSGFGATIPMFTAGTSLFAFCVT; from the exons atggCAACTTTAAGGCTCTACAACAATCTCTTGGTCCTTTCTCTATTCGTCTTTTGTCTATTTGCTACCACAGCAAATGCAGTTTCTGAT TGGCATACACAAAACTGGTTGAACCACGGTGGGGATTTGCGTAACAGAAGATTCGCCAAATACGAGACCAAGATCAGCCCCGAAACCGTTTCCAAACTACGCTTCAAGTGGGAGTTCAAGGCAGGCCTGGACATAACTGTAACTCCAGCAATTTACAGTGGTACCCTTTATTTTCCTAGTTGGAACGGACGCCTCTATGCCGTCAAAGCTTCCGATGGGTCTTTGGTTTGGAAAAAGAATTTGGGAACATTAACCGGGCTTAATGCAACTGGATTTATTACCCCTAACTGGATCTTGTCCAGATCAACGCCAACAATCGCCGGTGATAATGATGAGCTTTTGATTGTTGGAATCTATGGCCCTTCCGTTCTTATTGCCCTGGAACGCTCAACGGGGAATCTTGTGTGGTCAGTCCGGCTAGATAGCCACGCCGGAGGTGCTATAACCATGTCCCCAACTTACTACAAAGg GAGCATATACATTGGAACGACGTCGGTAGAAGAAGGCTTTCCGCCGGATCAATGCTGTACCTTTCGTGGAAGCTTTTCCAAATTAGACGTCAAAACCGGTGCCGTTTTATGGAAAACTTACATGTTGCCGGATAATCAGGGAAAACTGGGACAGTATGCCGGTGCAGCGATATGGGGGAGTAGTCCATCCATCGACGTTCATAGAAGGCATGTATATATTGGTACCGGGAACACGTACTCGGTGCCCGAAAATATAAGCCAATGCCAAGAAAACCAGTTGAATAATAATTCAACCGTACCTACTCATCCAGATGCGTGTGTTGAGCCTGGTAATCATGGCAACTCAATCTTAGCTCTTGATATGGACACTGGCGAAATCCAATGGTATCGTCAGCTGGGTGGCTACGATGTATGGTTTCTAGAGTGTTTCCTTAATACTTCGGTATGCCCTATTGGACCGAACGTGGATGCTGATTTTGGGGAAGCACCGATGATGCTCAGACCATATATCAATGGAACCAAGCGAGATTTAGTTGTTGCTGTTCAGAAAAGTGGGTTTGCTTGGGCTCTTGATCGGAATAACGGCGGCCTTGTTTGGTCGACG GAAGCTGGGCCTGGTGGGATTTTAGGAGGAGGATCATGGGGAGCAGCTACGGACAAGAAAAGGGTCTACACCAACATTATCAACAATGAAGGCAAAAACTTCACTCTTAAACCATCTAACAACGTAACAACTTCCGGTGGATGGGTAGCAATGGATCCTCGGAGTGGAAAGGTCCTATGGTCAACGGCCAATCCCAGCAATGCATTTTCTGCCGGACCAGTTAGTGTCGCTAACGGAATCTTATTTGGCGGATCCACAAATGCAAAAGGGACTGTATACGCAATGAACACCGAAACCGGTGAAGTTCTATGGTCGTATGAAACTGGAGCAACCGTGTATGGTGGCATGTCCATAAGCAACGGGTGCATTTACGTTGGCAGTGGATATAAATCTGGATTTGGAGCTACAATACCGATGTTTACCGCCGGAACCTCCCTATTTGCCTTCTGTGTGACATGA
- the LOC112185227 gene encoding uncharacterized protein LOC112185227: MLPDNNGNLGQYSGVAIWGSSPSIDALRKHVYIATGNTYSVPENVSQCQENQNSSTVPTHPDACVEPDNHGNSILALDLDTGNVKCLPPGPNVDADFGEAPMMLSAQVNGSKLDLVVAVQKSGFAWALDRNNGSLVWSTQAGPSGIGGGGIWGAATDAKRVYTNIGNSGAKNFTLKPSNKVTTSGGWVAMDSGSGEILWSTANPSNATSYGPWPSAEKYKPSTQDWPNHGGDLYNRRYANTEKKISPATVSNLSVKWKFSVGGDITVTPTISDGILYFPSWNGYLYAVKESDGSLVWKKNVQNDKINPNNRR; encoded by the exons ATGTTGCCGGACAATAATGGAAACTTGGGACAATATTCCGGAGTGGCAATATGGGGAAGTAGTCCATCAATTGATGCTCTCAGGAAACATGTCTATATTGCCACTGGGAACACGTATTCGGTCCCCGAAAATGTAAGTCAATGTCAAGAAAATCAGAACAGTTCAACGGTACCTACTCATCCAGATGCCTGTGTAGAGCCTGACAACCATGGTAATTCAATCCTGGCACTTGATTTGGACACTGGTAATGTCAAATG CTTACCTCCTGGACCTAATGTGGATGCTGATTTTGGGGAAGCACCTATGATGCTTAGTGCACAAGTCAATGGGAGCAAGCTAGATTTAGTTGTTGCCGTTCAGAAAAGCGGGTTTGCATGGGCTCTAGATCGGAATAATGGCAGCCTTGTGTGGTCTACG CAAGCTGGGCCTAGTGGCATTGGTGGAGGAGGAATTTGGGGAGCAGCTACTGATGCGAAAAGGGTATACACCAACATTGGTAATTCTGGTGCCAAAAATTTCACTCTCAAGCCATCGAACAAGGTAACGACTTCGGGTGGATGGGTGGCAATGGACTCTGGCAGTGGCGAGATTCTATGGTCAACAGCGAATCCCAGCAATGCAACTTCTTATGGACCA TGGCCTTCTGCAGAGAAATACAAGCCTAGCACTCAAGATTGGCCGAACCATGGAGGAGACTTGTATAACAGAAGATATGCTAACACGGAGAAGAAGATAAGCCCTGCAACAGTTTCCAATCTCAGTGTGAAGTGGAAATTCTCCGTGGGAGGTGACATAACTGTAACACCAACCATTTCTGATGGCATTCTCTACTTCCCTAGCTGGAATGGATATCTCTATGCCGTTAAAGAATCTGATGGATCCCTTGTCTGGAAGAAGAATGTGCAGAA TGACAAGATCAACCCCAACAATCGCCGGTGA
- the LOC112185224 gene encoding uncharacterized protein LOC112185224 yields MATTSDSSNTDTSNYGGDNELVVVGNDANDVSQQGEDKEPARETEAADQTENEAPTQASRGSPQKVKKRRRESKTKRAAPRSNVWNHYERYDRTLYIEKDGKKEECGFEKRARCKYCSADLAADSSFNGTSTLRRHVEKVCKKYPGRENLEDTQQVLISDGGVEPSINSDQYQLPPDSPQSE; encoded by the coding sequence ATGGCAACCACATCGGATTCAAGTAACACAGACACTAGCAATTATGGTGGTGATAATGAACTTGTTGTTGTTGGGAATGATGCAAATGATGTGTCTCAGCAAGGTGAGGACAAGGAACCAGCCAGAGAAACAGAAGCTGCTGATCAAACAGAAAATGAAGCACCAACTCAGGCATCCCGAGGTTCGCCTCAAAAagtgaaaaagagaagaagagaaagtaaAACAAAGAGGGCTGCCCCAAGGTCAAATGTGTGGAATCATTACGAGAGGTATGACAGAACACTCTACATTGAAAAAGAtgggaagaaagaagaatgtggATTTGAGAAAAGGGCCAGATGCAAGTATTGCTCTGCTGACCTCGCTGCTGATTCTTCATTTAATGGTACAAGTACTTTGCGTAGACATGTCGAGAAGGTGTGCAAAAAGTATCCTGGGAGGGAGAATTTAGAAGACACACAGCAAGTATTGATTAGTGATGGTGGAGTTGAACCTAGCATTAATTCTGACCAATACCAACTCCCTCCAGACTCCCCACAAAGTGAgtaa
- the LOC112186939 gene encoding uncharacterized protein LOC112186939, with translation MSKQEQSCGRPSCYQTTLASLESTLVQQSGEVIDVKRNHVYIATSNLYSAPPRIIECQERENNQTIPSQPDACVEPDNHSESIVALDLDTGKIKWYKQLGGYDIWFGACHRHLDPRCPPGPSPDADFGEAPMMLTTKINGTKRDIVVAVQKSGFAWALDRDTGILVWSTEAGPGGLGGGAMWGAATDEKRVYTNIANSQHKNFTLKPSQNTTIAGGWVAMEARSGNILWSTANANDATAPAAVTVANGVVFGGSTYRQGPIYAMNAKTGKILWSYDTGATVYGGISVSNGCIYLGNGYKVFNGFVNPNYTAGTSFYAFCV, from the exons ATGTCCAAACAGGAGCAATCTTGTGGCAGACCTTCATGCTACCAGACAACTTTGGCAAGTTTGGAGAGTACGCTGGTGCAGCAATCTGGGGAAGTTATCGATGTGAAGCGCAACCATGTCTACATTGCCACTTCGAACCTGTATTCAGCTCCTCCGCGTATAATTGAATGCCAGGAAAGGGAAAATAATCAAACCATACCTTCACAACCAGACGCCTGCGTTGAGCCTGACAACCACTCCGAGTCTATTGTAGCCCTTGATTTAGACACCGGCAAAATCAAATGGTACAAGCAGCTGGGAGGCTATGATATATGGTTCGGTGCATGCCATCGGCATTTGGACCCAAGGTGCCCTCCCGGTCCAAGTCCAGACGCTGATTTTGGGGAAGCACCAATGATGCTTACCACAAAAATTAATGGGACTAAGAGAGATATAGTAGTTGCTGTTCAGAAAAGTGGGTTTGCATGGGCTCTGGACCGAGATACTGGTATCTTAGTGTGGTCTACG GAAGCTGGACCAGGAGGCTTAGGAGGAGGAGCCATGTGGGGTGCAGCCACTGACGAAAAGAGGGTCTATACTAACATTGCCAACAGCCAACACAAGAACTTCACCCTAAAACCATCCCAGAACACTACAATTGCTGGTGGATGGGTAGCAATGGAGGCTCGCAGTGGCAATATCTTATGGTCCACGGCCAATGCTAATGATGCTACTGCCCCGGCTGCTGTTACTGTGGCTAATGGTGTTGTTTTTGGTGGCTCTACGTACCGACAAGGACCAATATATGCAATGAATGCTAAGACAGGAAAGATTTTGTGGTCGTATGATACAGGAGCAACTGTGTATGGGGGGATTTCGGTGAGCAATGGATGCATTTACCTCGGAAATGGTTACAAGGTCTTTAATGGATTTGTTAACCCAAATTATACTGCAGGAACCTCGTTCTATGCCTTCTGTGTTTAA